Proteins from a single region of Sporichthyaceae bacterium:
- the disA gene encoding DNA integrity scanning diadenylate cyclase DisA, whose protein sequence is MSAIDRSGAEHEALLRVTLAAVAPGTALREGLERIVRGHTGALIVLGHDKTVEAMCTGGFALDVEFSATRLRELAKMDGAIVLDRDATKIVRAAVHLMPDANIPTAESGTRHRTADRVSRQVALPVISVSQSMNLIALYLNGNRHVLEDSGAILARANQALATLERYKLRLDEVAGTLSALEIEDLVTIRDVAAVAQRLEMVRRIAGEIAGYVVELGADGRLLALQLDELISGVDPDRELIARDYLPPQSGRSKLTVQVVLDSLNGLTAGDLLDLTTVARALGHAASADALDAAVSPRGFRLLAKVPRLPALVIERLVDHFGGLQKLLAASIDDLQAVEGVGESRARSVREGLSRLAESSILERYV, encoded by the coding sequence GTGTCAGCGATCGACCGGTCTGGCGCTGAGCACGAGGCGCTGCTGCGGGTGACGTTGGCCGCAGTGGCGCCGGGTACAGCGCTGCGCGAAGGCCTGGAGCGCATCGTGCGCGGCCACACCGGGGCGCTGATCGTCCTCGGCCACGACAAGACCGTCGAGGCGATGTGCACCGGCGGGTTCGCCCTCGATGTCGAGTTCTCCGCGACCCGGCTGCGTGAGCTGGCGAAGATGGACGGTGCGATCGTCCTCGACCGCGACGCGACGAAGATCGTCCGGGCCGCCGTGCACCTGATGCCGGACGCGAACATCCCGACGGCCGAGTCCGGCACCCGGCACCGCACCGCCGACCGCGTGTCCCGGCAGGTGGCCCTGCCGGTGATCTCGGTCAGCCAGTCGATGAACCTGATCGCGTTGTACCTGAACGGCAACCGGCACGTGCTGGAGGACTCCGGCGCGATCCTGGCCCGCGCCAACCAGGCGCTGGCCACTCTCGAGCGCTACAAGCTGCGCCTCGACGAGGTCGCCGGCACCCTCTCGGCCCTGGAGATAGAGGACCTGGTCACGATCCGCGACGTCGCGGCCGTGGCGCAGCGACTGGAGATGGTGCGCCGGATCGCCGGTGAGATCGCGGGCTACGTGGTCGAGCTGGGCGCCGACGGCCGCCTGCTGGCCCTCCAGCTCGACGAGCTGATCTCCGGGGTCGACCCGGACCGCGAGCTGATCGCACGCGACTACTTGCCGCCCCAGTCCGGCCGCAGCAAGCTGACGGTGCAGGTGGTGCTCGACTCGCTGAACGGCCTCACCGCCGGTGACCTGCTCGATCTGACCACGGTGGCCCGCGCCCTCGGGCACGCGGCGTCGGCCGATGCCCTCGACGCCGCGGTCAGCCCTCGTGGATTCCGGCTGCTGGCAAAGGTCCCGCGTCTCCCCGCGCTGGTCATCGAGCGCCTGGTCGACCACTTCGGCGGGCTGCAGAAGCTCCTGGCCGCCAGCATCGACGACCTCCAGGCCGTGGAAGGCGTCGGGGAATCCCGAGCCCGCTCGGTGCGCGAGGGCCTGTCCCGCCTGGCCGAGTCATCGATCCTCGAGCGCTACGTCTGA
- a CDS encoding sugar phosphate isomerase/epimerase, producing the protein MTARSEDGFLRLSEAKVCLSTSSVYPESTGAAFDIAASLGFDGVEVMVGVDPVSQDAAALRHLSDYHGLPITAIHAPCLLITQRVWSTDPWTKLERAREVATELGATTVVVHPPFRWQREYARTFVEGLNRMTQETPIAFAVENMYPWRAGNRAMQAYAPDWDILEHDYPSVTLDLSHTSTSHSDPLAMIETLGHRLRHLHLADGSGTNKDEHLIPGRGNQPCAAVLETLTARGFSGNVVLEVNTRRCSNRQQRESELIEALAFTRLHLAAPVDPPQHA; encoded by the coding sequence TTGACAGCCAGATCTGAGGACGGGTTTCTTCGCCTGTCCGAGGCGAAGGTGTGTCTGTCGACCTCGTCGGTCTACCCGGAGTCGACCGGCGCGGCATTCGACATCGCGGCGTCGTTGGGATTCGACGGTGTCGAGGTCATGGTCGGCGTCGACCCGGTCAGCCAGGACGCGGCCGCGCTGCGGCACCTCTCGGATTATCACGGGCTGCCGATCACCGCGATCCACGCGCCCTGCCTGCTGATCACCCAGCGGGTGTGGAGCACCGACCCGTGGACGAAGCTGGAACGCGCCCGGGAGGTCGCCACCGAGCTCGGGGCCACCACCGTCGTGGTGCATCCGCCGTTCCGGTGGCAGCGGGAGTACGCGCGGACGTTCGTCGAGGGCCTCAACCGCATGACGCAGGAGACGCCGATCGCGTTCGCGGTGGAGAACATGTACCCGTGGCGGGCCGGCAACCGGGCCATGCAGGCCTACGCGCCGGACTGGGACATCCTCGAGCACGACTACCCGTCGGTGACCCTGGACCTTTCGCACACCTCGACCTCGCACTCCGACCCGCTGGCGATGATCGAGACGCTCGGCCACCGGCTGCGCCACCTGCACCTGGCCGACGGCTCCGGCACGAACAAGGACGAGCACCTGATCCCCGGCCGGGGCAACCAGCCCTGCGCCGCGGTGCTCGAGACGCTGACGGCCCGCGGCTTCAGCGGCAACGTCGTGCTGGAGGTGAACACCCGCCGCTGCTCGAACCGACAGCAGCGCGAGTCCGAGCTGATCGAGGCCCTGGCGTTCACCCGGTTGCACCTGGCCGCCCCGGTCGACCCGCCCCAGCACGCCTGA
- the radA gene encoding DNA repair protein RadA codes for MGKHSEIFRCTDCGWQTGKWVGRCGGCQAWSTVLAIASGSPGGRRPSSRAFPRSPALPIDQVSVTAARHNPSGVAELDRVLGGGLVPGAVVLLAGEPGVGKSTLLIEVAAATARQGAKVLYVTGEESAAQVRLRAERVRAVVPNLYLAAENDLAAIVEHVDTVAPALLVVDSVQTVTSVEAEGSAGGVAQVREVAGAITRLAKERGMSALLVGHVTKDGAIAGPRMLEHLVDVVLHFEGERGSRLRMVRGVKNRYGPADEVACFEMADDGIFGLPDPSGLFLSRAPVAVSGQCVTVTVEGRRALVVEVQALVAPSPAPAPRRATAGLDPARIALTLAVLERRARVRLHDKDVYTSTVGGVRLSDPCADLAVALAVASAAGDQPLPVDMVALGEIGLAGELRPASGITVRLAEAVRLGFRRALVPPGCASNAPDGMTVLEVGTLAAAWSAAAAGTAAITPARRGGQLSVIQ; via the coding sequence ATGGGGAAGCACAGCGAAATCTTCCGGTGCACCGACTGCGGCTGGCAGACCGGGAAGTGGGTCGGGCGCTGCGGCGGCTGCCAGGCCTGGAGCACGGTGTTGGCGATCGCGTCCGGGTCGCCCGGCGGTCGGCGGCCGAGCAGCCGTGCCTTCCCCCGGTCCCCGGCCCTGCCGATCGATCAGGTCAGCGTCACCGCCGCGCGGCACAATCCCAGCGGCGTCGCGGAGTTGGACCGGGTCCTCGGCGGCGGACTGGTCCCCGGCGCGGTCGTGCTGCTGGCCGGCGAGCCTGGCGTCGGCAAGTCCACGCTGCTGATCGAAGTCGCTGCGGCCACCGCCCGGCAGGGCGCGAAGGTGCTCTACGTGACCGGCGAGGAATCCGCCGCGCAGGTGCGGTTGCGGGCCGAGCGGGTCCGTGCCGTGGTCCCCAACCTGTACCTGGCGGCCGAGAACGACCTGGCCGCGATCGTCGAGCACGTCGACACCGTCGCCCCGGCGTTGCTGGTGGTCGACTCAGTGCAGACGGTCACCAGCGTCGAGGCCGAGGGCTCGGCCGGTGGCGTGGCCCAGGTCCGCGAGGTGGCCGGGGCGATCACCCGGCTGGCCAAGGAACGCGGAATGTCGGCGCTGCTCGTCGGCCACGTCACCAAGGACGGCGCGATCGCCGGTCCCCGGATGCTCGAGCACCTGGTGGACGTGGTGCTGCACTTCGAGGGCGAACGCGGCAGTCGGCTGCGGATGGTCCGGGGCGTGAAGAACCGCTACGGCCCGGCCGACGAGGTGGCCTGCTTCGAGATGGCCGACGACGGCATCTTCGGACTGCCCGACCCGAGCGGGCTGTTCCTGTCCCGAGCCCCGGTGGCCGTGTCCGGCCAGTGCGTGACGGTGACGGTCGAGGGCCGGCGAGCTCTGGTGGTCGAGGTGCAGGCGTTGGTCGCGCCCAGTCCGGCGCCCGCGCCGCGGCGGGCCACGGCCGGGCTCGACCCGGCCCGGATCGCGCTGACCCTGGCGGTGCTGGAACGGCGTGCCCGGGTTCGCCTGCACGACAAGGACGTCTACACCTCGACGGTCGGCGGTGTGCGGCTCTCCGACCCGTGCGCGGATCTCGCGGTGGCGTTGGCGGTGGCCAGTGCGGCCGGAGACCAGCCGCTCCCCGTTGACATGGTGGCGCTCGGCGAGATCGGTCTGGCCGGTGAGCTGCGGCCGGCCAGCGGGATCACCGTGCGGTTGGCCGAGGCGGTTCGGCTGGGCTTCCGGCGGGCCCTGGTGCCGCCCGGTTGCGCGAGCAACGCCCCGGACGGGATGACGGTCCTCGAGGTCGGGACGTTGGCGGCTGCTTGGTCGGCGGCCGCAGCGGGTACAGCTGCAATTACGCCTGCGCGGCGCGGCGGCCAGCTCTCCGTGATCCAGTGA
- a CDS encoding phosphoribosylaminoimidazolesuccinocarboxamide synthase, protein MAEPSRSSGVGPDEVRSAEDRGQLTLLHSGKVRDVYRDGADLILVASDRVSVFDVILPTPIPEKGAILTALSLWWFEQLAGVVPDHIVSATDVPSEFAGRAIRCRPLRMVPVECVARGYLSGSGTTQYQATGRVSGVALPPGLAEASRLPEAIFTPTTKAPVGSHDEPMTAAEVAEAVGPALGERLREVTLELYRRGAQIAAERGIIVADTKIELGLDSDDVLTLGDELLTPDSSRFWPAEDWVPGRAQHGLDKQFVRDWAAGTGWDRKPPAPEVPAEVVAATRERYREIYRRLTGRTWQAG, encoded by the coding sequence ATGGCCGAGCCGAGCCGGTCGAGCGGCGTCGGTCCGGACGAGGTCCGCTCCGCCGAGGATCGCGGCCAGTTGACGCTGTTGCACTCCGGCAAGGTCCGTGACGTCTATCGCGACGGCGCCGACCTGATCCTGGTCGCCTCGGACCGGGTCTCGGTCTTCGACGTCATCCTGCCGACGCCGATCCCGGAGAAGGGCGCGATCCTGACCGCCCTGTCGCTGTGGTGGTTCGAACAACTGGCCGGGGTGGTGCCGGACCACATCGTCTCCGCGACTGACGTACCGTCAGAATTTGCCGGGCGCGCGATCCGCTGCCGGCCGTTGCGGATGGTGCCGGTCGAGTGCGTCGCCCGCGGCTATCTGTCCGGGTCCGGGACCACGCAGTACCAGGCGACCGGCAGGGTCAGCGGGGTCGCGCTGCCGCCGGGGTTGGCGGAGGCCTCGCGCTTGCCCGAGGCGATCTTCACCCCGACCACGAAGGCGCCGGTCGGCTCGCACGACGAGCCGATGACCGCGGCCGAGGTCGCCGAGGCGGTGGGCCCGGCACTGGGCGAGCGCCTGCGCGAGGTGACCCTCGAGCTCTACCGGCGCGGGGCGCAGATCGCCGCGGAGCGCGGGATCATCGTCGCCGACACGAAAATCGAGCTGGGGCTGGATTCCGACGACGTGCTGACCCTGGGCGACGAGTTGCTCACCCCGGACTCCTCGCGGTTCTGGCCGGCCGAGGATTGGGTGCCGGGTCGGGCGCAGCACGGCTTGGACAAGCAATTCGTCCGCGACTGGGCGGCCGGCACCGGCTGGGACCGTAAGCCCCCGGCGCCCGAGGTGCCCGCCGAGGTCGTCGCTGCCACTCGGGAGCGCTACCGCGAGATCTACCGACGGCTGACCGGACGGACCTGGCAGGCGGGATGA
- a CDS encoding DUF445 domain-containing protein: protein MTAPGPAAGPLARVVGGVDDPVGRAALRRMKLRATGLLAVAGAVFLVTFALPDAGWVGFVQAAAEAGMVGGLADWFAVTALFRHPLGLPIPHTALVPRQKDVLAAKLGEFVTGNFVTPDAVAAQVRAARPVERVAHYLADPERGRALARAASVPLAAAVDSLDPRALAEVLFEALHTDLRHRQADGRSWAPRIGEVLRTAVEGRGRQPLVDVLVISARDHLREHRADWHDFLMSLGDSMGPILRVLTTRGRVDRVLDYLLRTLDDMIRQGRDHRMRRTLDDGLLRFAEQLRTNPDHARAVDEQLLEWVQDPGIQEHLASVVTDLLGSVRGSLTAPDGAFESQVAAVLRKLGQRLQTDPEFTAHANDYLDRAIRWVVGEYGDQLVTLIHSQVQAWDAHDASSRIETAVGKDLQFIRINGTVVGALAGLAIHSVAVGIQHI from the coding sequence ATGACCGCTCCGGGCCCGGCGGCCGGACCGCTGGCGCGCGTCGTCGGCGGGGTGGACGACCCGGTCGGGCGAGCCGCGCTGCGCCGGATGAAGCTGCGGGCCACCGGACTGCTGGCGGTCGCGGGTGCGGTCTTCCTGGTGACGTTCGCGCTGCCGGACGCCGGCTGGGTCGGCTTCGTGCAGGCCGCCGCCGAGGCCGGGATGGTCGGCGGCCTGGCGGACTGGTTCGCGGTCACCGCGCTGTTCCGCCACCCGCTCGGCCTACCGATCCCGCACACCGCGCTGGTGCCTCGGCAGAAGGACGTGCTGGCGGCCAAGCTCGGGGAGTTCGTCACCGGCAACTTCGTCACGCCCGACGCGGTCGCCGCGCAGGTGCGCGCGGCGCGGCCGGTCGAGCGGGTGGCGCACTACCTGGCCGATCCGGAGCGGGGGCGCGCGCTGGCCCGCGCCGCGTCGGTCCCGTTGGCGGCGGCCGTGGACTCGCTGGACCCGCGCGCCCTGGCCGAGGTCCTGTTCGAGGCGCTGCACACGGATCTGAGGCACCGTCAGGCGGACGGGAGGTCCTGGGCGCCCCGGATCGGGGAGGTGCTGCGCACCGCCGTGGAGGGCCGCGGGCGGCAGCCGCTGGTCGACGTCCTGGTGATCTCGGCCCGCGACCACCTGCGCGAGCACCGCGCCGACTGGCACGACTTCCTGATGAGCCTCGGCGACTCCATGGGCCCGATCCTGCGGGTCTTGACCACGCGCGGCCGGGTGGACCGAGTCCTCGACTACCTCCTGCGGACCCTGGACGACATGATCCGGCAGGGCCGCGACCACCGGATGCGGCGCACGCTCGACGACGGGCTGCTGCGCTTCGCCGAGCAACTGCGCACCAACCCGGACCACGCCCGCGCGGTCGACGAGCAGCTGCTGGAGTGGGTGCAGGACCCGGGGATCCAGGAACACCTCGCCTCGGTCGTCACCGACCTGCTCGGCTCGGTGCGCGGGTCGTTGACGGCACCGGACGGGGCGTTCGAGAGCCAGGTGGCGGCGGTCCTGCGGAAGCTCGGCCAACGATTGCAGACCGACCCGGAGTTCACCGCCCACGCGAACGACTACCTGGACCGGGCGATCCGCTGGGTCGTCGGGGAGTACGGCGACCAACTGGTGACGCTGATCCACTCCCAGGTGCAGGCCTGGGACGCCCACGACGCCTCCAGCCGCATCGAGACCGCGGTCGGGAAGGACCTGCAGTTCATCCGGATCAACGGAACCGTGGTCGGCGCCTTGGCCGGGCTGGCCATCCACTCCGTCGCCGTGGGAATCCAGCACATCTGA
- a CDS encoding Ppx/GppA phosphatase family protein: MYGRAMRLGVLDIGSNTVHLLVMDAHHGARPWAAYSHKTELRLVDHLRRDGYLGRRGVTELVSIVARAQKIAEQTNAEELLAFATSAIRDAKNADEVLGEIRSKTGVELAVLAGDDEARLTFLAARRWFGWSAGRLLVLDIGGGSLEMAVGVDEEPETAVSLPLGAARLTRSAMPGDPPDLETVEAVRRRAQGELATTVPKLLGTGPVDRAVATSKTFKQLARLAGAAPSSDGRYVRRVLSRVDLGYWTGKLSRMTAAERAELPGVSPGRAQQLLAGAIVAEAALEECGLDEVEICPWALREGVILRRLDWIFDSQI; this comes from the coding sequence ATGTACGGTCGGGCAATGCGGCTCGGCGTGCTGGACATCGGTTCCAACACGGTCCACCTGTTGGTCATGGACGCGCACCACGGTGCTCGGCCGTGGGCCGCGTACTCGCACAAGACCGAGTTGCGACTGGTCGATCACCTCCGGCGCGACGGTTATCTCGGGCGCCGCGGCGTGACCGAACTGGTCTCGATCGTCGCGCGGGCGCAGAAGATCGCCGAGCAGACCAACGCCGAGGAACTGTTGGCCTTCGCCACCTCGGCGATCCGCGACGCGAAGAACGCCGACGAGGTGCTCGGCGAGATCCGCAGCAAGACCGGGGTCGAGCTGGCCGTGCTGGCCGGCGACGACGAGGCCCGGCTCACCTTTCTCGCCGCGCGCCGGTGGTTCGGCTGGTCGGCCGGTCGGCTGCTGGTGCTGGACATCGGCGGCGGCTCGTTGGAGATGGCGGTCGGCGTCGACGAGGAACCGGAGACGGCGGTCTCGCTGCCGTTGGGCGCCGCCCGGCTGACCCGCTCGGCGATGCCCGGCGACCCGCCCGACCTGGAGACCGTCGAGGCGGTCCGGCGTCGCGCCCAGGGCGAACTCGCCACCACCGTGCCCAAGCTGCTCGGCACCGGCCCGGTCGACCGCGCCGTCGCGACGTCGAAGACGTTCAAGCAGTTGGCCCGGCTGGCCGGCGCCGCACCGAGTTCGGACGGCCGCTACGTGCGGCGGGTGCTCTCCCGCGTCGACCTGGGCTATTGGACGGGCAAGCTCAGCCGGATGACCGCGGCCGAGCGCGCCGAGCTGCCCGGGGTGTCCCCGGGTCGAGCCCAGCAGTTGCTCGCGGGCGCGATCGTGGCCGAGGCGGCATTGGAGGAGTGCGGACTGGACGAGGTGGAGATCTGCCCCTGGGCGCTCCGCGAAGGCGTCATCCTGCGCAGACTGGACTGGATCTTTGACAGCCAGATCTGA
- the proC gene encoding pyrroline-5-carboxylate reductase, which translates to MTQRVAVLGGGKMGEALLSGMLRAGRSADAVVVAERHPERAKFLRETYGVATPGNAEAVKSADIILLAVKPQDMAGLLTEIGGDVRPDQLVVSVAAGIPTAFIERHVGAEVPVVRVMSNTAVFVDAAMSAISPGSHAGPEHLRTAESLLTPVGEVIRVPEAQQDAVTALSGSGPAYFFYLVEAMTDAGILLGLPREVAYQLIVQTAIGSARMLKETGEHPVKLREAVMSPAGTTIAAIREMENHGVRAALLAALEAARDRSRELASGIG; encoded by the coding sequence ATGACGCAGCGGGTGGCCGTGCTGGGCGGCGGCAAGATGGGAGAGGCACTGCTTTCCGGCATGCTCCGGGCCGGTCGCAGCGCCGACGCGGTGGTGGTGGCCGAACGGCACCCGGAGCGGGCCAAGTTCCTGCGCGAGACCTACGGGGTCGCGACGCCGGGCAACGCCGAGGCCGTCAAGTCCGCCGACATCATCCTGCTGGCCGTGAAGCCGCAGGACATGGCCGGGCTGCTGACCGAGATCGGCGGCGACGTGCGACCGGACCAGTTGGTCGTCTCGGTCGCGGCAGGCATCCCGACGGCGTTCATCGAGCGCCACGTCGGCGCGGAGGTCCCGGTGGTCCGGGTCATGTCGAACACCGCGGTCTTCGTCGACGCGGCGATGAGCGCGATCTCGCCCGGATCGCACGCCGGCCCGGAGCACCTGCGCACCGCGGAGAGCCTGCTGACCCCGGTCGGTGAGGTCATCCGGGTGCCCGAGGCCCAGCAGGATGCGGTCACCGCGCTGTCCGGGTCCGGCCCGGCGTACTTCTTCTACCTGGTCGAGGCGATGACCGACGCCGGGATCCTGCTCGGGCTGCCCCGCGAGGTGGCGTACCAACTGATCGTGCAGACCGCGATCGGCTCGGCGCGGATGCTGAAGGAGACCGGTGAGCACCCGGTCAAGCTGCGCGAGGCGGTCATGTCGCCGGCCGGAACCACGATCGCGGCGATCCGGGAGATGGAGAACCACGGCGTGCGCGCCGCACTGCTGGCCGCGTTGGAGGCCGCCCGCGACCGGTCCCGGGAGCTGGCCTCCGGCATCGGCTGA
- a CDS encoding proline dehydrogenase family protein, whose protein sequence is MNPSLLMRRAILAAARSGSIRSAVVAAPGTRGIVRRFVAGQELPEAVRVAGELVERGMHVSLDHLGEDTSDRADAAAMRDSCIAALDALGAAGLTGKAEISVKLSSLGQFLGPDGAKLALDHARQICAAAARHGTTVTLDMEDHTTTDATLETLRELRADHPWVGAVLQAYLHRTLTDARELSGPGSRVRLCKGAYREPPSVAYQDPAEVDRNYVRCLRVLMEGQGRPMVATHDPRLITIAGHLASGAHRAAGEFEYQMLHGVRPDEQRRLADTGATVRVYVPFGEQWYPYLMRRLAERPANVAFFARAVLTKG, encoded by the coding sequence GTGAACCCTTCGCTGCTGATGCGACGCGCGATCCTGGCGGCCGCCCGCTCCGGCTCGATCCGGTCGGCGGTGGTCGCCGCCCCGGGGACGCGGGGGATCGTCCGTCGGTTCGTCGCCGGGCAGGAGCTGCCCGAGGCGGTCCGGGTCGCCGGCGAGCTCGTCGAGCGCGGCATGCACGTCTCGCTGGACCACCTCGGTGAGGACACCTCCGACCGCGCCGACGCGGCCGCGATGCGCGACTCGTGCATCGCCGCACTGGACGCCCTCGGCGCGGCTGGGCTGACCGGCAAGGCCGAGATCTCGGTGAAGCTGTCCTCGCTGGGCCAGTTCCTCGGCCCGGACGGCGCGAAGCTGGCGCTGGACCATGCCCGGCAGATCTGCGCGGCCGCCGCCCGGCACGGCACCACGGTGACGCTGGACATGGAGGACCACACCACCACCGACGCGACCCTGGAGACGCTGCGCGAGCTGCGCGCGGACCACCCGTGGGTCGGCGCGGTCCTGCAGGCCTACCTGCACCGCACGCTGACCGACGCCCGGGAGCTGTCCGGGCCGGGCTCCCGGGTCCGGCTGTGCAAGGGCGCCTACCGCGAGCCGCCGTCGGTCGCGTACCAGGACCCCGCCGAGGTCGACCGCAACTACGTCCGGTGCCTGCGAGTTCTGATGGAGGGTCAGGGCCGACCGATGGTCGCCACCCACGACCCCCGGTTGATCACGATCGCCGGCCACCTGGCTTCCGGGGCGCACCGCGCGGCGGGCGAGTTCGAGTACCAGATGCTGCACGGCGTCCGGCCCGACGAGCAACGCCGGTTGGCCGACACCGGCGCCACCGTGCGGGTCTACGTCCCGTTCGGGGAGCAGTGGTACCCGTACCTGATGCGTAGGCTGGCCGAGCGCCCCGCCAACGTGGCGTTCTTCGCCCGCGCCGTGCTCACCAAGGGCTGA
- a CDS encoding class I SAM-dependent methyltransferase, translated as MTPSGIIPGGTVPSPNIWENPELYELENTAVDPDGVIEAAIDELLSDGASLANAPGSTPTERAFSPAIGVLEGALGNEAAQFQRGWGDVLDVGCGAGFHLPRLAACADSVIGVEPHPGLAARATRRVAQLKNVTVRQGTAQGLPVADASIDLAHARWAYFFGPGCEPGLRELSRVCRRGAAVVVLDHDATRSSVGRWFAAGLREDGIEHDPDRLERFWARNGFVLRRLDVRWRFTRREDLAAVLAIEFPAGVVQAALAEVDERGAGWDVDAAVNLWFRRFG; from the coding sequence ATGACCCCGTCCGGGATCATTCCTGGCGGCACGGTTCCCAGCCCGAACATCTGGGAGAACCCGGAGCTCTACGAACTCGAGAACACCGCCGTCGACCCGGACGGGGTGATCGAGGCCGCCATCGACGAACTGCTGTCCGACGGGGCGTCACTTGCCAATGCACCCGGAAGTACGCCGACGGAAAGAGCCTTCAGTCCTGCAATTGGCGTACTGGAGGGTGCACTTGGCAACGAAGCGGCACAGTTCCAGCGTGGCTGGGGTGACGTGCTCGACGTCGGCTGCGGCGCGGGATTCCACCTGCCCCGGCTGGCCGCGTGCGCCGACAGTGTGATCGGCGTCGAGCCGCACCCCGGACTGGCCGCCCGGGCCACGCGCCGGGTTGCCCAACTGAAGAATGTGACGGTCCGTCAGGGCACGGCGCAGGGGTTGCCGGTGGCCGACGCTTCGATCGACCTGGCCCATGCCCGATGGGCCTACTTCTTCGGTCCCGGCTGCGAACCGGGCCTGCGCGAACTGTCCCGGGTGTGCCGGCGCGGCGCGGCGGTCGTGGTGCTGGACCACGACGCGACGCGGTCGTCGGTCGGCCGGTGGTTCGCCGCCGGGCTGCGGGAGGACGGGATCGAGCACGATCCGGACCGGCTGGAGCGGTTCTGGGCGCGCAACGGGTTCGTGCTGCGCCGGTTGGACGTGCGGTGGCGGTTCACCCGGCGCGAGGATCTCGCGGCGGTGCTGGCGATCGAGTTCCCCGCCGGGGTGGTCCAGGCAGCGCTGGCTGAGGTCGACGAGCGGGGTGCCGGGTGGGACGTCGACGCTGCGGTGAACCTCTGGTTCCGTCGGTTCGGCTGA